The genomic interval CCTTCATTTCCTTGGGGCCCGTGGAGCAGTTCATGCCGATGACGTCGATGGGAAGCCGGGAAAAAGTGGAAAGAACGGAGGTGATGTCCGTTCCCAAAAGCATACGGCCGGTCGTATCCAGCGTGGTCTGGGCCATGAGACCGACCGGGGACTTCTTTTCGGTGCGGGCCCGGTGGCATCCGAAGACCGCCGCGCGCATTTCCAGGATGTCCTGGCTGGTCTCGACCAAAAGGGCGTCCACGCCCGCGTCGATCATGATGCAAGCCTGCTCGTAATAGATGGCTTCCAGTTCGTCGGGCGTGATCTTGCCCAGGTCCGGGTCTTCCGAGGCGGGCAGCATGCCGGTGGGGCCCATGGACCCCACCACGAAGCGGGGTTGTTCGGGGGTGGAATACTGATCGGCCAGTTCGCGGGCCAGCTTCACGGCGGCGGTGTTGATCTCCACGATGCGGTCGCCCAGGCCGTACTCTTCCAGCTTTAGGCGGTTGGAACCGAAGGTATCGGTCTCCAGGCAATCCACGCCCACCTTGAGGAAACCCTCGTGGATCTCGCGCACGACCTCGGGTTTGGTGATGACCAGATAGTCGTTCAGGCCCTCTTTCCCGCCGAAGTCCTCTTTGGTCAGGTTATAGGTCTGGAGGTTGGTGCCCATGGCACCGTCGAAAATGAGAACTTTTTTCTTCAGTTGGTCGAGGAATAGAGGGCGTGCCATGGTCGTTCTTTCTCCCTTGAGGGGAGCGTTAGTTTAGGGGTTCGGCTGGGGGGCTTCAAGGCGTTCAGCCGTGCCCCAGCCCCGCGAAGCGATTGTTTTGCCATAAGGTTGGGGCTAATTTGGGACGTTGAAAGAGGAGCTGTGTTGGAACAGGGATGTAGAAGGATGTGCCCAGATGGCACGATCCAGGAACCCCGACCTTCCATCGGTGTTCATCCCTGTTGCATCAGGTTTTTTGGAAACTTCAAGAACGAAAGGCCCGCCTATGTGGACCATCTTGCTACTGATCATCTCGAACATCTTCATGACCTTCGCCTGGTACGGCCACCTCAAGTACCGGACTTCCCCCCTCTGGATCGCCATCCTGGCCAGTTGGAGCATCGCCTTCTTCGAATACTGCTTCCAGGTGCCGGCCAACCGGATCGGGAGTTACCAGTTCACCACGGCCCAGCTCAAGACCATCCAGGAGGCCATCACGCTGGTGGTCTTTTGCGGTTTCTCGGTGCTTTATTTACGGGAAGACCTGAAATGGAACTATCTGGTGGGATTCGGCTTCATGGTGGTGGCGGTCTTCTTC from bacterium carries:
- a CDS encoding DMT family protein, producing the protein MWTILLLIISNIFMTFAWYGHLKYRTSPLWIAILASWSIAFFEYCFQVPANRIGSYQFTTAQLKTIQEAITLVVFCGFSVLYLREDLKWNYLVGFGFMVVAVFFVFKKWD